The proteins below come from a single Chryseobacterium capnotolerans genomic window:
- a CDS encoding TetR/AcrR family transcriptional regulator: MKKKFTEKQIHILDIAEELIAKKGYEGTSVRDICSKANINVAMISYYFGSKEKMMSYLYQYRVLKTRENFSEFADTIKEGKPEMQMREMIKYIVSQLFKYNYFHGFVTQELRHTENLKDELLDFYQLFVKKLDEVIKKGVASGVFTFTPKPEDILTMIIGSTLFVIRNKNFYELYVPSKNEEAYAKEAEKKVRMNLLLSVFAILGYAAD, encoded by the coding sequence GAAAAACAGATCCACATACTAGACATTGCAGAAGAATTAATTGCAAAGAAAGGGTACGAAGGAACTTCTGTAAGAGATATTTGCTCCAAAGCTAATATCAACGTCGCTATGATCTCCTATTACTTCGGTTCCAAGGAGAAAATGATGTCTTATCTTTATCAATATAGAGTATTAAAGACCAGGGAAAACTTTTCAGAATTTGCGGATACCATCAAAGAGGGAAAACCGGAAATGCAAATGCGGGAAATGATAAAATATATCGTTTCGCAGTTATTCAAATATAATTACTTTCATGGGTTTGTTACCCAGGAACTCCGTCATACAGAGAATTTAAAAGATGAATTGCTGGATTTTTATCAGCTGTTTGTAAAGAAACTGGATGAAGTGATCAAAAAAGGAGTAGCCTCAGGAGTATTTACCTTTACCCCCAAGCCGGAAGATATCCTTACCATGATTATTGGTTCTACCTTATTCGTGATCCGGAATAAAAACTTTTATGAACTTTACGTACCAAGTAAAAATGAAGAAGCCTACGCAAAAGAAGCTGAGAAGAAAGTGAGAATGAATCTTTTATTAAGTGTTTTTGCCATTTTAGGATACGCTGCAGACTAA
- a CDS encoding outer membrane protein assembly factor BamD, protein MKKYILGLFAVAVMASCVSQQERAMKSADKDFILKAANENFTKKKWKNALALYDRLANLVAGTDDFPNVGFNTAYANYYDKSYKLAGHQFKNFAVNFPKDPRAEEAAYMSALCYYEGSMDYNLDQSSTELAVNELQDFLNNYPNSERSKNISQLIDELTYKLEFKAYENGRQYFKMGEYKAANVALENVLEDFPSTKLRSKIYDYIMKSRYELAMKSVYNLKDERIESALTYMKMVEKELPNTEYSKTASDLREKLEKEKAHFVGVKKETEARIAALTARQKKEAEKLANQNKTEQQVKDQISNEKQAKQMQRDSAALQTPPPAATFKIKR, encoded by the coding sequence ATGAAAAAATATATTTTAGGTCTTTTTGCTGTAGCAGTGATGGCATCATGTGTTAGCCAGCAAGAAAGAGCAATGAAGAGTGCTGATAAAGATTTTATCTTAAAAGCTGCCAATGAAAACTTCACTAAGAAAAAGTGGAAAAATGCATTGGCTCTTTATGACAGACTTGCGAACCTTGTAGCAGGAACGGATGATTTTCCTAACGTAGGTTTCAATACAGCTTATGCCAACTACTATGATAAAAGTTATAAACTGGCAGGGCATCAGTTTAAAAACTTTGCAGTAAACTTCCCAAAGGATCCAAGAGCTGAAGAAGCAGCTTATATGTCTGCATTATGTTACTATGAAGGATCTATGGATTACAACTTGGATCAATCTAGTACAGAATTGGCAGTAAATGAGCTTCAGGACTTCCTGAACAACTATCCGAATTCAGAAAGATCAAAGAATATTAGCCAACTTATTGACGAACTAACTTATAAGCTTGAATTTAAAGCTTATGAAAACGGAAGACAATACTTTAAAATGGGTGAGTACAAAGCAGCTAATGTTGCATTGGAAAACGTATTGGAAGATTTCCCAAGTACAAAACTTCGTTCGAAAATTTATGATTATATCATGAAATCACGATATGAATTGGCAATGAAGTCTGTTTATAACCTTAAAGACGAGCGTATTGAAAGTGCTTTAACCTATATGAAAATGGTTGAAAAAGAACTTCCAAATACAGAATACTCTAAAACAGCGTCTGATCTGAGAGAAAAATTGGAAAAAGAGAAAGCTCATTTTGTAGGGGTGAAAAAAGAAACCGAAGCAAGAATTGCAGCTTTAACGGCCAGACAAAAGAAAGAAGCTGAAAAGCTTGCCAATCAGAATAAAACAGAACAACAAGTTAAAGATCAGATTAGCAACGAAAAGCAGGCAAAGCAGATGCAGAGGGATAGTGCGGCACTTCAGACCCCTCCACCTGCGGCGACTTTCAAAATTAAAAGATAA
- a CDS encoding DNA-directed RNA polymerase subunit omega yields MSVKDTKAEVNTITYDKDKIEDKVGSIYEAIVIMGKRAEQINAEIRTELHNKLDEFAVHNSTLEEVFENREQIEISKHYEKLPKPTSIAIEEWLNGDVYFRKTEERK; encoded by the coding sequence ATGAGTGTAAAAGATACAAAAGCAGAAGTAAATACTATTACTTACGACAAAGATAAGATTGAAGATAAAGTAGGTTCAATCTACGAAGCTATTGTTATCATGGGAAAGAGAGCAGAGCAAATCAATGCGGAGATCCGTACGGAACTTCACAATAAATTGGATGAGTTTGCTGTTCACAATTCTACATTAGAAGAAGTTTTCGAAAACAGAGAACAGATCGAGATCTCTAAGCATTACGAAAAACTTCCAAAGCCAACTTCAATTGCTATTGAAGAATGGTTAAATGGAGACGTATATTTTAGAAAAACAGAAGAGAGAAAGTAA
- the coaBC gene encoding bifunctional phosphopantothenoylcysteine decarboxylase/phosphopantothenate--cysteine ligase CoaBC has product MSVSGKKILIAVSGGIAAYKVHFLIRDFVKQGADVQVIMTPDAEHFVTKLSLATLSKKPVYSDFYDHNGTWNSHVELALWADVMLIAPCTANTLSKMIHGMCDNLVIATYMSAKCPVFIAPAMDLDMYAHPSTKRNIELAESYGHVIVPAESGELASGLIGQGRMAEPATIFSAVENYFADHTIERSLEGKTVLITAGPTYEAIDPVRFIGNHSSGKMGFSLAEEASKRGAEVILISGPSSQTLTDKSIELHKVTSAKEMLAKVFEFYDKIDIGIASAAVADYAPKDVAKEKIKKNDENLTIELVKNPDILKTMGEKKTHQFLVGFALETQNEEENAKGKLEKKNLDMIVLNSLRDEGAGFKNDTNKIKIFTKTEKREFDLKSKGEVAKDILNFVESQLLK; this is encoded by the coding sequence ATGAGTGTTTCCGGTAAAAAGATCCTTATTGCCGTTTCTGGAGGAATTGCAGCCTATAAAGTTCACTTTCTGATCAGAGACTTTGTAAAACAAGGAGCCGATGTGCAGGTGATTATGACCCCAGATGCAGAACATTTTGTAACCAAATTAAGCTTGGCTACCCTATCGAAGAAACCAGTTTATTCTGATTTTTATGATCATAACGGAACCTGGAATAGCCATGTGGAACTTGCTTTATGGGCAGATGTAATGCTTATTGCTCCCTGTACAGCCAATACCTTGTCTAAAATGATCCACGGAATGTGTGATAATCTTGTGATTGCAACCTATATGTCAGCAAAATGTCCGGTATTTATTGCTCCTGCGATGGATTTGGATATGTATGCACACCCTTCTACAAAAAGAAATATCGAACTGGCAGAAAGCTATGGACACGTTATTGTGCCTGCTGAAAGTGGAGAGCTGGCGAGTGGTTTGATCGGACAGGGAAGAATGGCTGAACCGGCAACAATATTCAGTGCTGTTGAAAACTATTTTGCAGATCATACTATTGAAAGAAGCCTGGAAGGAAAGACCGTTTTAATTACGGCGGGGCCTACCTATGAGGCTATTGATCCGGTAAGATTTATAGGAAATCATTCCTCAGGAAAAATGGGCTTTTCTTTGGCCGAAGAAGCTTCAAAGAGAGGAGCAGAAGTTATTCTGATCTCAGGCCCAAGTTCTCAAACCCTTACGGATAAAAGTATAGAACTGCATAAAGTAACTTCTGCAAAAGAAATGCTGGCTAAGGTATTTGAATTCTATGACAAAATAGATATCGGGATTGCAAGTGCAGCTGTGGCAGATTATGCTCCCAAAGATGTTGCTAAGGAAAAGATCAAAAAAAATGATGAAAACCTTACGATCGAATTGGTGAAAAATCCAGATATTCTTAAAACAATGGGAGAAAAGAAAACCCACCAGTTTCTGGTAGGATTTGCTTTGGAAACCCAGAATGAAGAAGAGAATGCCAAAGGAAAGCTGGAGAAGAAAAATCTTGACATGATTGTGTTGAACTCTCTTCGGGATGAAGGGGCAGGCTTTAAAAATGACACCAATAAAATTAAGATCTTCACCAAAACAGAAAAAAGAGAATTTGATCTGAAGTCGAAAGGAGAAGTGGCAAAAGATATTCTCAATTTTGTTGAATCTCAGCTTTTAAAATAA
- a CDS encoding DUF4835 family protein encodes MKRIISLFFLLCICNLGFSQELLATVQVNSQQIGGSNQQAFKALEKSLRDFINNTSWTGKKLQNFEKIKCGFSIVISERDVNKFKGAIVVQAVRPVYNTTYESPLLNLQDQRFSFEYIENENLIFNERQFSGKNLTDVISYYIYLILGYDADSFQSMGGTPWFTKAQQIAQNSQNRNYDGWNTINEPRSRTILINEIMNPNWSQLRSTMYTYHRSGMDNLFNQDQTPAKKVIFDALMQLKMYENTFQQGFYFNLFMDTKSDEIFNVFNSGTNGGLVLNDLKQTMIVLSPKNIDNKWNKWKN; translated from the coding sequence ATGAAAAGAATTATCAGTTTGTTTTTTCTGTTATGTATCTGTAATCTTGGTTTTTCCCAGGAGTTGCTGGCAACCGTTCAGGTTAATTCCCAGCAGATAGGAGGTAGTAACCAGCAGGCTTTTAAAGCATTGGAAAAAAGTCTTAGGGACTTTATCAATAATACCAGCTGGACAGGGAAGAAATTACAGAATTTTGAAAAAATCAAATGTGGTTTTTCCATTGTCATTTCAGAGAGAGATGTCAATAAATTTAAAGGAGCTATTGTCGTTCAGGCGGTACGTCCCGTATATAATACCACGTATGAGTCTCCTTTGTTGAACCTTCAGGATCAGAGATTCAGCTTTGAGTATATTGAAAATGAAAACCTTATTTTCAACGAGAGACAATTTTCCGGAAAAAATCTTACGGATGTTATCAGTTATTATATTTATCTTATCTTGGGGTATGATGCAGATAGCTTCCAGTCTATGGGAGGAACTCCATGGTTTACAAAAGCGCAGCAGATTGCTCAAAACTCTCAAAACAGAAACTATGACGGCTGGAATACAATCAATGAACCGAGAAGCCGTACAATACTAATTAATGAAATTATGAATCCCAACTGGAGCCAGTTGAGATCTACTATGTATACCTATCACAGGTCAGGAATGGATAATCTTTTTAACCAGGATCAGACCCCGGCTAAAAAAGTGATTTTTGATGCCCTGATGCAGCTTAAAATGTATGAAAATACATTCCAACAGGGCTTTTATTTCAATCTTTTCATGGATACGAAAAGTGATGAGATCTTCAATGTTTTCAATTCGGGAACTAATGGGGGACTTGTTCTTAATGATCTGAAACAAACGATGATTGTTCTTTCTCCTAAAAACATTGATAACAAGTGGAATAAATGGAAGAACTAA
- a CDS encoding SMI1/KNR4 family protein: MEELKYEEGEIEEIIDRTLNFWVENKLNQLPGDIEDKMLAPDQPDEEWKFWLPVTSTITDDELHEFEAEAGFTFPEDFKIFLKYKHFYELQISEVSFCSLPVSSWRASLREMMFETYPREFLFDKGYVPFAIYSDWGLLCFDTHNNNAIVRWDHEDQDSFEYQHQSFYELLTDISKA; this comes from the coding sequence ATGGAAGAACTAAAATATGAAGAAGGTGAAATTGAAGAAATTATAGACCGGACTCTTAATTTTTGGGTTGAAAATAAACTCAATCAACTTCCTGGTGATATTGAGGATAAAATGCTTGCCCCGGATCAGCCTGACGAAGAATGGAAATTCTGGCTTCCCGTTACAAGTACAATTACAGATGATGAACTTCATGAATTTGAAGCCGAAGCTGGTTTTACCTTCCCGGAAGATTTTAAAATATTCCTAAAATATAAACATTTCTACGAACTTCAGATCTCAGAAGTCTCTTTTTGCTCACTTCCTGTTAGCTCATGGAGAGCTTCTCTCCGTGAAATGATGTTTGAAACCTATCCAAGAGAATTTCTTTTTGACAAGGGATATGTTCCCTTTGCAATATATAGTGACTGGGGATTGTTGTGCTTTGATACTCATAACAATAATGCTATTGTCCGCTGGGATCATGAAGATCAAGATTCTTTTGAATATCAACATCAAAGCTTTTATGAACTGCTTACAGACATTTCAAAAGCGTAG
- a CDS encoding DNA repair protein RecN, with protein MLSRIYIKNFALIDTLEVSLNNGLQVITGETGAGKSIILGALRLILGERADVKSISKAEEKSVVETEFALNNQFKKFFIENDLDYELQTIIRREILPSGKSRAFINDVPVTLDILKELSSQLIDIHSQFETSNLFTSEYQFKIIDGLSENKKIIEDYQLEFSTFQNLKTLLKKLKTELSEANKESDYKDFLLNELEELKLDDVDYEDIQNQLSIQENAGMISENVGQILSRFHQEEIGILSFFNEAKAKLSKIAGLSTNFAELDQRLETSFVELKDIISELEHEAEKLETNPENLIVLTELNNKINALFLKHNVSDLTELIEIRNTLAGDQKDASELEAQIIETEENIIEKEKSLQILAEKLSKNRKKNIPVFIKKAEGLLKKLGLEKARVDIELQDSGEFNLFGKENIQLLFQANSGFPLKPIQTAISGGERSRVMLAVKKIIAESDELPTLILDEIDTGVSGKVAEEIGNLMREMSEDMQLIVISHLAQVAAKGNDNYKVVKQDIAGKTQSTIIPLSDEEKLNEIAQLLSGSKITEAALAQAKELIG; from the coding sequence ATGCTTTCAAGAATTTACATTAAAAATTTTGCCCTGATTGATACTCTTGAAGTATCATTGAATAACGGTCTTCAGGTAATTACCGGAGAAACCGGAGCAGGAAAATCCATTATTTTGGGTGCACTGCGCCTTATCCTGGGAGAAAGAGCAGATGTAAAATCCATTTCAAAAGCAGAAGAAAAAAGTGTGGTAGAAACCGAGTTTGCACTGAATAATCAATTCAAGAAATTCTTTATTGAAAACGATCTGGATTATGAATTGCAAACCATTATCAGAAGAGAAATATTGCCATCCGGAAAATCCAGGGCATTTATCAATGATGTTCCGGTAACTTTGGATATACTGAAAGAGCTCTCTTCCCAGTTAATTGACATCCATTCCCAATTTGAAACGTCTAATCTTTTTACTTCAGAATATCAGTTTAAAATTATCGACGGACTTTCTGAGAATAAAAAAATTATTGAAGACTATCAACTAGAGTTTTCAACATTTCAGAATCTGAAAACATTGCTTAAAAAGCTTAAGACGGAGCTTTCAGAAGCTAATAAAGAAAGTGATTATAAAGATTTCCTGCTCAACGAACTTGAAGAATTAAAACTGGATGATGTAGATTATGAAGATATTCAGAATCAGTTATCTATTCAGGAAAATGCAGGGATGATCTCTGAAAATGTAGGTCAGATCCTCTCAAGATTTCATCAGGAAGAAATTGGAATTCTTTCATTTTTTAATGAAGCCAAAGCTAAGCTTTCCAAAATTGCAGGTCTTTCAACCAATTTTGCAGAACTGGATCAAAGGCTTGAAACTTCATTTGTAGAGTTGAAAGATATTATTTCTGAGCTGGAACATGAGGCTGAAAAACTGGAGACCAATCCGGAAAACCTTATCGTTCTTACCGAACTGAATAATAAAATCAATGCTTTATTCCTGAAACATAATGTTTCGGATCTTACTGAGCTGATTGAGATCAGAAATACACTGGCTGGAGATCAGAAAGATGCCTCAGAATTGGAAGCGCAAATCATTGAAACTGAAGAAAATATTATTGAAAAAGAAAAGTCACTTCAGATTCTTGCAGAAAAACTTTCCAAAAACAGAAAAAAGAATATCCCTGTTTTCATTAAAAAAGCAGAAGGACTTCTTAAAAAATTAGGGCTTGAAAAAGCCAGAGTGGATATAGAATTACAGGATAGCGGGGAATTCAATCTATTTGGAAAAGAAAATATCCAGCTTTTATTCCAGGCTAATTCAGGATTCCCTTTAAAGCCAATTCAAACGGCTATTTCCGGTGGTGAAAGATCAAGGGTAATGCTGGCGGTAAAAAAGATCATTGCAGAAAGTGATGAATTGCCAACATTGATTTTAGATGAAATTGATACCGGAGTTTCAGGAAAAGTAGCCGAAGAAATTGGAAACCTTATGCGTGAAATGTCTGAAGATATGCAGCTGATTGTTATTTCTCACCTGGCACAGGTTGCAGCCAAAGGAAATGATAATTATAAAGTGGTAAAACAGGATATTGCGGGGAAAACCCAATCTACCATCATTCCATTAAGTGATGAAGAAAAACTAAATGAAATTGCCCAGCTGCTTTCAGGAAGCAAAATTACTGAAGCAGCCCTTGCTCAGGCGAAAGAACTTATTGGCTAA
- a CDS encoding ABC transporter ATP-binding protein, protein MITIHNLSKTYGTATVLNIEHLEISNGETFGLVGNNGAGKTTLFSLMLDLIQASTGFVSIDGIKVNESEIWKNKVSAFVDDSFLIGYLTPEEYFYFIGELRGQNKASVDEFLKPFHDLFNGEILKSGKYIRDLSKGNQKKVGIVGAIIGNPEIIILDEPFANLDPSTQIKLKNLIKELSKQDGVTFLISSHDLSHTTEVCNRIVVVNKGQLVKDIQTTPETLRDLEQYFSDQVSGANEFAGS, encoded by the coding sequence ATGATTACTATACATAATTTATCTAAAACATACGGAACAGCAACCGTTCTGAATATTGAACATCTTGAAATTTCTAATGGTGAAACTTTCGGTTTGGTAGGAAACAACGGGGCAGGAAAAACTACTCTTTTCAGCCTGATGCTAGACCTTATTCAGGCAAGTACAGGTTTTGTAAGCATTGATGGAATAAAAGTAAATGAATCTGAGATCTGGAAAAATAAAGTTTCCGCATTTGTAGACGATTCCTTTCTTATTGGGTATCTGACTCCCGAAGAATATTTTTATTTTATTGGTGAATTAAGAGGCCAGAATAAGGCTTCTGTAGATGAGTTTTTAAAACCTTTTCATGATCTTTTTAATGGCGAAATTCTTAAATCGGGAAAGTATATCCGGGACCTTTCGAAAGGAAATCAGAAAAAAGTAGGAATTGTAGGAGCGATTATTGGAAATCCTGAAATCATCATTTTGGATGAGCCATTTGCTAATCTGGATCCATCTACCCAGATTAAGCTTAAAAATCTGATCAAAGAATTATCAAAACAGGATGGAGTGACATTTCTTATTTCCAGCCACGACTTATCGCATACTACAGAAGTTTGTAACAGAATTGTGGTAGTGAATAAGGGTCAGTTGGTAAAAGACATTCAAACAACTCCTGAAACTTTAAGAGACCTTGAACAGTATTTTTCAGATCAGGTTTCCGGAGCAAATGAATTTGCCGGATCATAA
- a CDS encoding RNA polymerase sigma factor, producing the protein MKFLFGNKKDDLLSLLKKQDPAAQKLFYEQNVKRFLSVAKSYVSDLYQAEDCLIKAFCKIFKHIESFREEANLESWARRIVVNECLNFIKSHKTVFYLDEINQSFQEDAHEPNIEFDFNAQELLDQLPDAYRMVFNLYVLEGYSHQEIADTLQISLAVSKTQLFRAKEKLRKIYFQQQKKMKNEHV; encoded by the coding sequence ATGAAATTTTTGTTCGGAAATAAAAAAGATGATTTGTTGAGCCTTCTGAAGAAACAGGATCCGGCTGCACAGAAGCTTTTCTATGAGCAGAATGTAAAGAGATTTCTGAGTGTGGCAAAAAGTTATGTAAGTGACTTGTACCAGGCGGAAGATTGTCTCATTAAAGCATTCTGTAAAATATTTAAGCATATAGAAAGCTTCCGGGAAGAAGCAAATCTAGAAAGCTGGGCCAGGAGAATTGTTGTGAATGAATGCCTGAACTTTATTAAAAGTCATAAAACGGTATTTTATCTCGACGAGATCAATCAGTCTTTTCAGGAAGATGCCCATGAACCGAATATTGAATTTGATTTTAATGCCCAGGAATTATTGGATCAATTGCCGGATGCTTACAGAATGGTTTTCAATCTGTATGTATTAGAAGGCTATTCTCACCAGGAAATTGCTGATACTTTGCAAATTTCTCTTGCAGTGAGCAAAACACAGTTGTTCAGAGCAAAAGAAAAATTAAGAAAGATCTACTTTCAACAACAAAAAAAAATGAAAAATGAACACGTCTAA
- a CDS encoding porin family protein, which yields MIKKLIVMGMVCLVSTSFYAQKKFNINLSKKDTEVSPIVKEKVEEYATKINAIIQEEKKLMGEELEVLKSRNLDTADFNREKAQIADRYSEKMDKRIEDLGFDLDEVIQKQVRYSLLNTDVNSNEELKAKLLKKFRPTRNLTGYFSYGVMTLTNNLPDNMLDKNIGYANNLEFGLKLNYQLSRTSPWAITSGLGFSWRTIRMDNNMLFTKSQDNGVALEQYNGNLSKSKLRTGYIMIPLGVQYNFSKLKNAGMDIQYRNYYRGFKVGANVYGGVKMTTNNIVKGDEGEIRNKGNYQVNPFVYGAQLTFSYNSFSVFVKKDFSNFFKDSYFKNDKALVFGISIGIE from the coding sequence ATGATCAAGAAATTAATCGTAATGGGAATGGTGTGCCTTGTTTCGACATCATTTTATGCGCAAAAGAAGTTCAATATCAATTTGTCTAAAAAAGATACTGAAGTAAGCCCTATTGTGAAAGAAAAAGTTGAAGAATATGCAACAAAAATTAATGCAATTATTCAGGAAGAAAAGAAATTGATGGGAGAAGAGCTTGAGGTATTGAAATCCAGAAATCTTGATACTGCAGATTTTAATAGAGAAAAAGCTCAGATTGCAGATCGTTATTCAGAAAAAATGGATAAAAGAATTGAAGATCTTGGATTTGATCTGGATGAGGTCATCCAAAAGCAGGTCAGATATTCACTTTTAAATACGGATGTGAACTCTAATGAAGAACTTAAAGCAAAGCTGTTAAAGAAATTTCGTCCAACAAGAAACCTTACCGGGTATTTTTCTTACGGAGTAATGACGCTGACCAATAATCTTCCGGACAATATGTTAGATAAGAATATCGGATATGCAAATAATCTCGAATTTGGATTAAAACTAAATTATCAGCTAAGCCGAACAAGCCCTTGGGCTATAACTTCCGGACTAGGATTTTCCTGGAGAACCATTAGAATGGATAATAATATGTTATTTACAAAAAGTCAGGATAATGGAGTTGCCCTTGAGCAATACAACGGAAATCTGAGCAAAAGTAAATTGAGAACAGGGTATATTATGATTCCGCTAGGAGTGCAGTATAACTTTTCAAAACTTAAAAATGCAGGAATGGACATCCAGTACCGAAATTATTACAGAGGTTTCAAAGTAGGAGCCAATGTATATGGAGGAGTGAAAATGACGACCAACAATATTGTAAAAGGAGACGAGGGTGAGATCAGAAATAAAGGAAATTATCAGGTAAATCCTTTTGTGTATGGAGCTCAGCTTACATTTTCTTACAACAGTTTCAGCGTATTTGTGAAGAAAGATTTTAGTAACTTCTTTAAAGATAGCTATTTTAAAAATGACAAAGCTCTTGTTTTCGGGATTTCCATTGGAATAGAATAA
- the fumC gene encoding class II fumarate hydratase yields the protein MNYRIEKDTMGEVQVPADKLWGAQTERSRNNFKIGPEGSMPHEIIEAFAYLKKAAAYTNTDLGALSSEKRDMIAKVCDEILEGKLNDQFPLVIWQTGSGTQSNMNVNEVVSNRAHVNNGGTLGEKSEIHPNDDVNKSQSSNDTYPTAMHIAAYKKVVEVTIPAVEKLKNTLSEKSKAFKDVVKIGRTHLMDATPLTLGQEFSGYVAQLEFGLRALRNTLPHLSELALGGTAVGTGLNTPAGYDVKVAEYIAKFTNHPFITAENKFEALAAHDAIVESHGALKQLAVSLFKIAQDIRLLASGPRSGIGEIYIPENEPGSSIMPGKVNPTQNEALTMVCAQVLGNDTTISFAGTQGNYELNVFKPVMAYNFLQSAQLIADACISFNDHCAVGIEPNHERIKELVDKSLMLVTALNTHIGYENAAKIAKTAHKNGTTLKEEAVNLGFLTPEQFDQWVKPEDMVGSLK from the coding sequence ATGAATTACAGAATAGAAAAAGACACCATGGGAGAAGTGCAGGTTCCTGCAGATAAACTTTGGGGTGCACAGACAGAACGTTCCAGAAACAATTTCAAAATCGGCCCTGAAGGATCTATGCCGCACGAGATCATTGAGGCTTTTGCTTATTTAAAGAAGGCTGCAGCTTATACCAATACTGATTTGGGAGCTCTTTCTTCTGAAAAAAGAGACATGATCGCTAAAGTTTGTGATGAGATCCTTGAAGGAAAACTGAATGACCAGTTTCCTTTGGTTATCTGGCAGACGGGTTCGGGAACTCAGTCCAACATGAATGTGAATGAAGTTGTCTCCAACCGTGCACATGTGAATAATGGCGGAACCTTAGGAGAGAAATCTGAAATTCACCCGAATGATGATGTGAATAAATCCCAGTCATCCAACGATACTTATCCAACAGCGATGCACATTGCAGCCTACAAAAAGGTAGTGGAAGTCACCATTCCGGCAGTTGAAAAATTGAAAAATACGCTTTCTGAAAAATCCAAGGCCTTCAAAGATGTAGTAAAAATCGGAAGAACGCACTTAATGGACGCGACTCCACTTACATTGGGGCAGGAATTTTCCGGTTATGTTGCTCAATTGGAATTTGGCTTAAGAGCTTTGAGAAATACTCTACCTCATCTTTCTGAATTGGCTTTGGGTGGTACAGCAGTAGGAACAGGGCTGAATACACCAGCCGGTTATGATGTAAAAGTGGCTGAATATATTGCAAAATTTACCAACCATCCGTTTATCACTGCAGAGAACAAATTTGAAGCATTAGCTGCTCATGACGCTATTGTTGAAAGCCACGGAGCTTTAAAACAACTGGCTGTTTCTTTATTCAAAATTGCTCAGGATATCAGATTACTGGCATCCGGACCTCGTTCAGGAATCGGGGAGATCTATATTCCGGAAAATGAACCAGGATCATCCATCATGCCCGGAAAGGTAAACCCTACTCAAAATGAAGCTCTGACAATGGTTTGTGCTCAGGTTCTAGGGAATGACACAACCATTTCTTTTGCCGGAACTCAGGGAAATTATGAGCTGAATGTTTTCAAACCGGTAATGGCCTATAACTTCCTGCAATCTGCTCAACTTATTGCCGATGCATGTATTTCATTCAATGACCATTGTGCTGTAGGTATTGAGCCCAATCATGAGAGAATTAAAGAGCTTGTAGATAAATCATTAATGCTTGTAACGGCTTTAAATACTCATATTGGGTACGAAAATGCTGCAAAAATCGCAAAAACAGCTCATAAAAACGGAACAACTCTTAAAGAAGAAGCTGTAAATCTTGGGTTTTTAACTCCTGAACAATTTGATCAATGGGTAAAACCTGAAGATATGGTTGGGAGCCTGAAATAG